The DNA segment tggctaaaaattcaactattgtacttaagaaagttGCAAcccattgtaaaaaaaaaaaaaaaaaaaaaaaaaaaaaataccatagCGGGCCTAAAAGTATGGAACTCGTTGAATGCCCTCCAGAGAAAGGgtcgttttcaaatataggaaaatgaatcaaacaatttataaatatagcaaaattttacaATTTATTTACGACGTTGTCTATCAGAAATAGAtggtgatattttgttattatttgtaaatattttaaatagaaaaaactaTCATGCACAAATGAAGGTTGGAGGGAAAAAAACAAGtcttaaaatataaaaaccaaATATACAGATTTGAAGGtaattgtttaaaaaagaataatgagATATAATAGAATAGAAATGAAATTACCAATGGTGAAGGCAGCAAAGAATTTGGCTAAGGCATGGGAAAGTTGAGTGTAGCTGTTGTAAATATTCAAGTCAACCTTACGAAGATAAGGTGCACCATCAAGGCTAACCTTCACAAACCTAACCTTATTCACCactttcttttcttcatcaCTTTCTTCCTCTTTGCTTCCCTTTTGAAGGCTCAACCTCTTCTTTCTATATGACCTTATTGGTGGCCATCCCACCACTTCTCCCCTACAAACCTTAGGCTTATCAGATTCACCCCACGTGGTACCAGAGTAAGAGATTCTAAGTAATAAATCGAACCCCTATCACATTAGCTTAAGctaattacaataataattgaCCTAGTTAGGCTACAAAACTCACTATAGTTTAAACATGTTAGGTCAATCTCGGTGAATACTTAACATGATATCAGAATAAGGAGACTTTGTGTTCAAACTTCTGCTAGGTCATTTTTTCTCCTAATTAATATTGTTTTCAACTCTCATTGAACTTTCTACAAATTTACAAACCCTCGAATGagtaaagtttattaaagtattgatataattaaatttaacttaattaagcTTTTGGAGTTATCGATGAGATTTTAACgattttcatttcaaaaaaCCTTAGTCTAATTATATCCATTTTACTTTTGTAACTTAAGCCGATTCAAACGCAACTCGGTGGATAAGACATCAAAGATTGGATGGTTATCGGTgagattttaacaatttttccaCTCCAAAAAACCTTAACCCTACCGTATGTATTTGACTTTTGTAAAATTACGCCGATTCATACATAGCTTAGTGGATAAGACATAAAGATTAAATGATTCAATCCtttactagaaaaaaaaaatcaatcaacttAATCCTTCAAAACATTTTTTTGGTTAATATAAACTTGTCATTGATAATAATTGGTAATAAAAGGGAAAGTAGAAAAAACCAAAACGAGCACAGCTtaacaataactaacttatactCTTAGATCAATCGGAGGTTCAAATTCTCAAACCcgagagaagaaaaaggaaaggaataaagggataatgaagaagaagaagaacatacTTGGGTGATGGAGGGTTGTGATTTGGATGATGAGATGAAACAAGATCAAGCTTCAAATGGGGCATTGTTAGTAATGTTTGATCAGTGGCTGAGTATTCATGTTGTTCATGATCAAACCCTCTCTTCCTTGTCATTTCTGACTTTCCATTATTATTTCCAGGCAACCCTAGCCTCAGCTCTGTCTCCTCAAACGACATCGTTTTTgccttttctctctttctctctatcTTACAAAAGCTTTGAGAGCTTGATTGGTAGCTGGCTGGTTGTTCTTTGGGTTGAAatgataataaaattaaaatagactGTTTTGTTTTGAGAGGGAAGGGCCTTATTTTGGGGTACCATAAAATCACTTCATTTTCAGTTTCACTATATTAATTAGGGTCCCTACTTCAGCCTTTTGCCCCAATTTTGACACATGGAATTTTCtctccctttttcttttatttgttttttttttttttaaagctcaAAATACTCTCGGTTCCGTTTCATTTTAGTCTTTCTACTTTTATGGTTTAATGTTAGTATCTATATTTTCATAAtagatcttaaatttaattattcgaaactaagttttattgaaattgtttaaataataataattattttcatgcAATAAAAGACACGAGGTgaatctatttttataatttataaacaaaagATTAATAGACTAattctttttgaaaaagaaaataagaaactaATTAGAGGACAAAAATgactctttttattattattatttttttaaaaaagtacaaCCAGTTATGGATATTGAAATTTGAAGAACCTCTTGACTTTTAAGATAAGCACATATAGTATGATCTTTTTAACTAATTGTTTTCCTCCTCTCATGTCTAGAAGTTTTGATCTTTTAACCAATTTTAGTTAAGTTGGTCaacaacaacaatttttttgGTTGAACTATATGAGTATACATAGATCaactaggtttttttttaaaataatatgtgGGGTGGAGATTAAACTTCAGACTTCGAAGTTGTtagtataaatttatttaagttGAATTATACTCAcgttgacatatagatttgattAGTTAAGACATTATAATATCGACTAAAAGTCGAGAAAGTTTTCAAATAAGACCtaaatagaattaaaattatCATGAGTTTGTCTAGACTAATAAATACACTTGGTATACTACAAGAAATTTGTTTTTTCCCGACGGCTGAAACCTTccgaaaaagtaaaaaaagcaTCAGAAAAAGCTTTCCCGACACCTTTTTAACCGTTGGTGTGGTCGTCGAAAAAACTTCTCTCGACACAGAAAAGCTTCTTCGTCGGgaacaaaaaaaatttgcaaCGAAAAAGTGGGGATGATATTTGTCTATGCCAAGTGAAGAAGTGGAAGGATTACCACGTGGtctagacatttttttttttttaaattttaaaacatttcaaaatatgaataataaaaaattaaaattgctCACATGAAGGTTAATGATTAAAGTAAAAGTgtgtttggaatatattttgaagtatttaatttaaaaataagtcattttggaaaaagttgAAGTGTTtaacaaccactcaaaataacttttgaagtgtattttcaacaatttttatgaaaagtgtttaaataaaaatgagtttttttaaaaaaatactttttttctcAAACCAATTCGGACGTGTCCTAACTCTAGATTTATGAATATCCCACTCTAAAGCTTGATATGAGATTTAAAATATTCTCAAATGTGTATTGGGTATttagagaaaatataaaatacatagGTTGATAATTTTGTCTGGACCATATTCTTTGTCTATGTATTTGATAATTGGATTATCATAATTTGTATTTACATACATACCTTTGGACCACATTATCCATATAATTTGTCATAATCATAACAAAAATTCCATAAATTaaaatcctccaaattgacaaacaaaaacaaaaatttacctttttttttgtttttttttttgttttttgccATAAATTCATGTAGCTCAATACCTTAAATGCATGAATTTGATGTgtagaataaatttaaatagagaAAACTTTGGTGGGATGTAATGAATATTAAGCCCACCAAAATTAATGACATAAGAATAACAATAATTGATGTGAAGGACAGGAAATTGCATTGATGGTTGACAGGAAGAATAATGTGTGGTTATagcaaattttcaaatttaagaatAGGTATGGCCCTTGATAATAACCATAGATAAATCCAAACAAATTATTCTTCAAAATCTCATGAACAGATATAAGcacttttcaaaactttaatgtattgttattttttttttaccccaTTTTCATTTTGGAACATTGCAAAAAAGCTATACCCACAACAAAAACAATATCTCAAACTCTTGTTTGTGGTACAAAATGTACCATTATTAATTGCTCTAACTAATTTgatggttattattattattattatatagatagatatatagatattaaaGATGTGATCAAAGTTCTACGTTGGTTAGATAAGTAGAAAAGATCAACCGTATATAAGTGAGGGACAATATTTCAATTAAAAGTAAAATCATGCAAGCTTCTGTCCAAAGTAGACCATTTCGTACTATTGAAGATATATAGGGAGTCGTTTGTCTTTTAGTACAAGTAGTATCAAAGTCATGACCCTTAACTTAGCCATCTCCGTAGAATCCTAATGTGTCAAAGTAATGGCGAGCTTCAAAAAATGTAAACATGTTGAGAATCTTTGATTTAGCTCTACCGGACTGATGGTATATGAGAAGAGAGGTTGTCTTGGCTAAGAGCTCGATGGATGTATGATTATTTGAGGGGATGTTTAGTATTGGTACTTTCTCTAATGGaaggattgttgggaatgagACTAACGTTTGACACTGtactatatataaaagaaagatcATTGGTATATAAGTGAGAGACAATATCTCTATTGGTACGAGAtcttttctaaaaacaaaaccatGAAGATTTATGTCTAAAGTGGATAATATCTTACCATTATAATTAAAGATATGTGGGAGGATCATTGTCCACCATATATATCTAACATGCCAAcaaaaatctatctaaattatGCCTTCAAGCTTTTGCATGTATTGCATCTATATAGGTTCTCTATGAAAAACAAACTATTATTAGAAATGTTTTATTCCAAGTGTTGGGTGCTTGAGTTTCTTCTATTTATTGGTGAGTTTTTAATTATTGCAAATTTGTTCATATTATCTTGTGTTAAGAGTTGGACTAACTACTTAAGTTATACTCTTTGAAAAGTCCTTCAACTTAAACAGTTCTTATACTAAAAAAACAGCATAAAAATGTAGGTGAGAGTTTATACCTAAATATCTCACACAACTCCCATCCGAAACTTTGATCAAACATTAGAGAAGGGGGTCGTGATCGGATCGATGAAGGCAAGGGCCTATGGCGACAATGGTTCGTCAAAAtaggaggaagaagagaaaagagagaaaagaaaaaaatatattttcagtACAATTCGTACTATACAATTCAAcaaacctatagtttaataatcatatatatctcattagattttactatttacttcaaaagtattcatattctttCAAAAACTACAATCTTATCCCTCtcttaaacatttcaaaactaTTATGGAAATAGAAATTCTTTAGAATGTCGGATGAAAATTAAGAATATGAGTACTTTTGAAGTGATATAACAACATTTGAAAGAATATGGGTGTGTTTTAAACAAATAGCAAAGTTCAAATgtattttcttataatttaacaaaaatttaactttcaagtCATCAAATTATTAGTCAACTCAAGATGCTCAAGAATATTGTTAAATTTCATGAAGTAAAAAAGTtcctttttaatatttcaacaACTAAATAGTCACAAACTTGAAACTTCACCAAAAATATATTCTCTTTAATCTTATATTACTTGCGGGAATCTTTCatagaaaattaagaaaaacaataatttcaaaCAATTTTGAGTGTCttctagaagaaaaaaaattatgggattacaattgtataaaaattttcatatacCACCATTCATTACTTGCTATTATAATAGGATTTAAGAATAACGTGGGATCCatagaataaattaaaattaatgtcaTTCAACGACTGGCAAAATATGAGTAGAGTATACCatacaaaaaaaattcttctgTTCCAAAGTCTAAAATCTGCCAGGTCATCATTTGACCAGGTCAAGATTGCCAGCTCACCAATCAAATCAAAATCTGCCAGCTCGACTTTTGACCTGAATTATTCATACCCTTggtatattttgaacaaaggATGCACCACTTGGGGCAAAGGTAAAAGAACTATAAATTAGGTATttacaaatataagaaaatgagttaacttatttataaatatagcaaaatgtcattatctCTCAGTATTTACCATTGATAtatagttacaatttgctacaTTTGAGAATATTTCCAGCAATTTtgtcataaaaaataattacccTTTTATATATTTACCTTAGCCAAAACAGTTACCAAATACAAATGTTTTACCAAGCAATATCATCCCTCTTCACTTGAACTTAATTAAGtaatggacaaaaaaaaaaaaaaaacccttaaacAGAATTCATTCCACCTTGATGGAGAATACCGTGTTTAATTGGTCCTAAGATTCAACTGATCTGAGATGAA comes from the Benincasa hispida cultivar B227 chromosome 5, ASM972705v1, whole genome shotgun sequence genome and includes:
- the LOC120077521 gene encoding auxin-induced protein AUX28-like, which gives rise to MSFEETELRLGLPGNNNGKSEMTRKRGFDHEQHEYSATDQTLLTMPHLKLDLVSSHHPNHNPPSPKGEVVGWPPIRSYRKKRLSLQKGSKEEESDEEKKVVNKVRFVKVSLDGAPYLRKVDLNIYNSYTQLSHALAKFFAAFTIGNCGSQAAGMNESKLIDFLNGSDYVPTYQDKDGDWMLVGDVPWEMFVESCKRVRIMKGKEAIGLAPRAVEKCKNYKN